A single genomic interval of Pseudorca crassidens isolate mPseCra1 chromosome 19, mPseCra1.hap1, whole genome shotgun sequence harbors:
- the HDAC5 gene encoding histone deacetylase 5 isoform X2, translating into MNSPTESADGMPGREPSLEILPRTPLHGLPVAVEVKPVLPGAMPSSMGGGGGGSPSPVELRGALAGPVDPALREQQLQQELLALKQQQQLQKQLLFAEFQKQHDHLTRQHEVQLQKHLKQQQEMLAAKRQQELEQQRQREQQRQEELEKQRLEQQLLILRNKEKSKESAIASTEVKLRLQEFLLSKSKEPTPGGLNHSLPQHPKCWGAHHASLDQSSPPQSGPPGTPPSYKLPLLGPYDSRDDFPLRKTASEPNLKVRSRLKQKVAERRSSPLLRRKDGTVISTFKKRAVEITGAGPGVAAVCNSAPGSGPSSPNSSHSTIAENGFTGSVPNIPTEMLPQHRALPLDSSPNQFSLYTSPSLPNISLGLQATVTVTNSHLTASPKLSTQQEAERQALQSLRQGGALTGKFMSTSSIPGCLLGVALEGDTSPHGHASLLQHVLLLEQARQQSTLIAVPLHGQSPLVTGERVATSMRTVGKLPRHRPLSRTQSSPLPQSPQALQQLVMQQQHQQFLEKQKQQQLQLGKILTKTGELPRQPTTHPEETEEELTEQQEAFLGEGALAIPREGSTESESTQEDLEEEEEEEEEEEGEEEEEEEEEEEEEEDCIQVKDEEGESGAEEGPDLEESSAGYKKVFADAQQLQPLQVYQAPLSLATVPHQALGRTQSSPAAPGGMKSPPDQPTKHLFTTGVVYDTFMLKHQCMCGNTHVHPEHAGRIQSIWSRLQETGLLSKCERIRGRKATLDEIQTVHSEYHTLLYGTSPLNRQKLDSKKLLGPISQKMYAMLPCGGIGVDSDTVWNEMHSSSAVRMAVGCLVELAFKVATGELKNGFAIIRPPGHHAEESTAMGFCFFNSVAITTKLLQQKLNVGKVLIVDWDIHHGNGTQQAFYSDPSVLYISLHRYDNGNFFPGSGAPEEVGGGPGVGYNVNVAWTGGVDPPIGDVEYLTAFRTVVMPIAHEFSPDVVLVSAGFDAVEGHLSPLGGYSVTARCFGHLTRQLMTLAGGRVVLALEGGHDLTAICDASEACVSALLSVELQPLDEAVLQQKPNVNAVATLEKVIEIQSKHWSCVQRFAAGLGRSLREAQAGETEEAETVSAMALLSVGAEQAQAAAGREHSPRPAEEPMEQEPAL; encoded by the exons TGGAGGTGAAGCCGGTGCTGCCAGGAGCCATGCCCAGCTccatggggggcgggggaggaggcaGCCCCAGCCCCGTGGAGCTGCGGGGTGCGCTGGCAGGCCCCGTGGACCCCGCGCTGCGGGAGCAGCAGCTACAACAGGAGCTCCTGGCGctcaagcagcagcagcagctgcagaaGCAGCTCCTGTTCGCTGAGTTCCAGAAACAGCACGACCACCTGACCCGGCAGCATGAGGTCCAGCTGCAGAAGCACCTCAAG cagcagcaggagatgCTGGCAGCCAAGAGGCAGCAGGAGCTGGAGCAGCAGCGGCAGCGGGAGCAGCAACGGCAGGAGGAGCTGGAGAAGCAGCGGCTGGAGCAGCAGCTGCTCATCCTGCGAAACAAGGAGAAGAGCAAAGAGA GTGCCATCGCCAGCACCGAGGTGAAGCTGAGGCTCCAGGAATTCCTCCTGTCGAAGTCAAAGGAGCCCACACCAGGCGGCCTCAACCATTCCCTCCCACAGCATCCCAAATGCTG GGGAGCCCACCATGCTTCTTTGGACCAGAGTTCCCCTCCCCAGAGCGGCCCCCCTGGGACGCCTCCCTCCTACAAACTGCCTTTGCTTGGGCCCTACGACAGCCGTGATGACTTCCCCCTCCGCAAAACAG cctcCGAACCCAACTTAAAAGTACGTTCGAGGCTAAAGCAGAAGGTGGCCGAGCGGAGAAGCAGTCCCCTCCTGCGTCGCAAGGACGGGACTGTCATTAGCACCTTTAAGAAGAGAGCTGTTGAGATCACAGGTGCCGGGCCTGGAG TGGCAGCCGTGTGCAACAGCGCGCCAGGCTCCGGCCCCAGCTCTCCTAACAGCTCCCACAGCACCATCGCCGAGAATGGCTTTACTGGCTCAGTCCCCAACATCCCCACCGAG ATGCTCCCCCAGCACCGGGCCCTCCCTCTGGACAGCTCCCCCAACCAGTTCAGCCTCTACACGTCTCCCTCTCTGCCCAACATCTCCCTAGGGCTGCAGGCCACGGTCACTGTCACCAACTCGCACCTCACC gcctccccaAAGCTTTCGACGCAGCAGGAGGCCGAGAGGCAGGCCCTCCAGTCCCTGCGGCAGGGTGGTGCACTGACGGGCAAGTTCATGAGCACATCCTCTATCCCCGGCTGCCTGCTGGGCGTGGCACTGGAGGGCGACACCAGCCCCCACGGGCATGCTTCCTTGCTGCAGCATGTGCTGCTGCTGGAGCAGGCCCGGCAGCAGAGCACCCTCATTGCTG TGCCGCTCCACGGGCAGTCCCCGCTGGTGACGGGTGAGCGCGTGGCCACCAGCATGCGGACGGTGGGCAAGCTCCCTCGGCACCGGCCCCTGAGCCGCACTCAGTCCTCGCCGCTGCCCCAGagcccccaggccctgcagcAGCTGGTCATGCAGCAGCAGCACCAGCAGTTCCTAgagaagcagaagcagcagcagctgcagctggGCAAG ATCCTCACCAAGACTGGGGAGCTGCCACGGCAGCCCACCACCCACCCcgaggagacagaggaggagcTGACAGAGCAGCAGGAGgccttcctgggggagggggccctgGCCATACCCCGAGAAGGCTCCACGGAGAGTGAGAGCACACAGGAagacctggaggaggaggaagaggaggaggaggaggaggagggagaggaggaggaggaggaggaggaggaggaggaggaggaggaggactgCATCCAGGTCAAGGATGAGGAGGGCGAGAGTGGTGCTGAGGAGGGGCCCGACTTGGAGGAGTCCAGTGCTGGTTACAAAAAG GTGTTTGCAGATGCCCAGCAGCTGCAGCCTCTGCAGGTGTACCAGGCGCCCCTCAGCCTGGCCACTGTGCCTCATCAGGCCCTGGGCCGCACCCAGTCCTCACCTGCTGCCCCTGGGGGCATGAAGAGCCCCCCGGACCAGCCCACCAAGCACCTCTTCACCACAG GTGTGGTCTATGACACGTTCATGCTGAAGCACCAGTGCATGTGCGGCAACACACACGTGCACCCTGAGCACGCTGGCCGGATCCAGAGCATCTGGTCTCGGCTGCAGGAGACAGGCCTGCTCAGCAAGTGTGAG CGGATCCGGGGTCGCAAAGCCACGCTGGACGAGATCCAGACGGTGCACTCCGAATACCACACCCTGCTCTATGGGACCAGCCCCCTCAACCGACAGAAGCTGGACAGCAAGAAGCTGCTCG GCCCCATCAGCCAGAAGATGTACGCCATGCTGCCTTGTGGGGGCATCGGG GTAGACAGTGACACCGTGTGGAATGAGATGCACTCCTCCAGTGCCGTGCGCATGGCGGTGGGCTGCCTGGTGGAGCTGGCTTTCAAGGTGGCGACGGGGGAGCTCAAG AATGGTTTTGCCATCATCCGGCCCCCAGGACACCACGCGGAGGAGTCCACAGCCAT GGGATTCTGCTTTTTCAACTCTGTAGCCATCACAACCAAACTCCTGCAGCAGAAGCTGAATGTGGGCAAGGTTCTCATCGTGGACTGG GACATTCACCACGGCAACGGCACCCAGCAAGCGTTCTACAGCGACCCCTCCGTGCTCTACATCTCCCTGCATCGCTATGACAATGGGAACTTCTTTCCGGGCTCTGGGGCTCCTGAAGAG GTTGGCGGAGGGCCGGGCGTGGGGTACAATGTGAACGTGGCATGGACGGGAGGTGTGGATCCCCCCATCGGAGACGTGGAGTACCTAACGGCCTTCAG GACAGTGGTGATGCCCATTGCCCACGAGTTCTCACCTGACGTGGTCCTGGTCTCCGCCGGGTTTGATGCTGTCGAGGGACACCTGTCTCCGCTGGGTGGCTACTCGGTCACCGCCAGAT GTTTTGGCCACTTGACCAGGCAGCTGATGACGCTGGCAGGGGGCCGGGTGGTGCTGGCCCTCGAGGGAGGCCATGACTTGACCGCCATCTGTGATGCCTCTGAGGCCTGTGTCTCCGCTCTGCTCAGCGTGGAG CTGCAGCCCTTGGACGAGGCAGTCTTGCAACAAAAGCCCAACGTCAACGCAGTGGCCACGCTAGAGAAAGTCATCGAGATCCAGA GCAAACACTGGAGCTGTGTGCAGAGGTTCGCTGCTGGTCTAGGCCGTTCCCTGCGGGAGGCCCAGGCCGGTGAGACAGAGGAGGCTGAGACTGTGAGCGCCATGGCCTTGCTGTCGGTGGGGGCCGAGCAGGCCCAGGCTGCTGCAGGCCGGGAGCACAGCCCCAG GCCGGCAGAGGAGCCCATGGAGCAGGAACCTGCCCTGTGA
- the HDAC5 gene encoding histone deacetylase 5 isoform X1, with amino-acid sequence MLLVPKAQGLVEMLQTIYETESCFSADGMPGREPSLEILPRTPLHGLPVAVEVKPVLPGAMPSSMGGGGGGSPSPVELRGALAGPVDPALREQQLQQELLALKQQQQLQKQLLFAEFQKQHDHLTRQHEVQLQKHLKQQQEMLAAKRQQELEQQRQREQQRQEELEKQRLEQQLLILRNKEKSKESAIASTEVKLRLQEFLLSKSKEPTPGGLNHSLPQHPKCWGAHHASLDQSSPPQSGPPGTPPSYKLPLLGPYDSRDDFPLRKTASEPNLKVRSRLKQKVAERRSSPLLRRKDGTVISTFKKRAVEITGAGPGVAAVCNSAPGSGPSSPNSSHSTIAENGFTGSVPNIPTEMLPQHRALPLDSSPNQFSLYTSPSLPNISLGLQATVTVTNSHLTASPKLSTQQEAERQALQSLRQGGALTGKFMSTSSIPGCLLGVALEGDTSPHGHASLLQHVLLLEQARQQSTLIAVPLHGQSPLVTGERVATSMRTVGKLPRHRPLSRTQSSPLPQSPQALQQLVMQQQHQQFLEKQKQQQLQLGKILTKTGELPRQPTTHPEETEEELTEQQEAFLGEGALAIPREGSTESESTQEDLEEEEEEEEEEEGEEEEEEEEEEEEEEDCIQVKDEEGESGAEEGPDLEESSAGYKKVFADAQQLQPLQVYQAPLSLATVPHQALGRTQSSPAAPGGMKSPPDQPTKHLFTTGVVYDTFMLKHQCMCGNTHVHPEHAGRIQSIWSRLQETGLLSKCERIRGRKATLDEIQTVHSEYHTLLYGTSPLNRQKLDSKKLLGPISQKMYAMLPCGGIGVDSDTVWNEMHSSSAVRMAVGCLVELAFKVATGELKNGFAIIRPPGHHAEESTAMGFCFFNSVAITTKLLQQKLNVGKVLIVDWDIHHGNGTQQAFYSDPSVLYISLHRYDNGNFFPGSGAPEEVGGGPGVGYNVNVAWTGGVDPPIGDVEYLTAFRTVVMPIAHEFSPDVVLVSAGFDAVEGHLSPLGGYSVTARCFGHLTRQLMTLAGGRVVLALEGGHDLTAICDASEACVSALLSVELQPLDEAVLQQKPNVNAVATLEKVIEIQSKHWSCVQRFAAGLGRSLREAQAGETEEAETVSAMALLSVGAEQAQAAAGREHSPRPAEEPMEQEPAL; translated from the exons TGGAGGTGAAGCCGGTGCTGCCAGGAGCCATGCCCAGCTccatggggggcgggggaggaggcaGCCCCAGCCCCGTGGAGCTGCGGGGTGCGCTGGCAGGCCCCGTGGACCCCGCGCTGCGGGAGCAGCAGCTACAACAGGAGCTCCTGGCGctcaagcagcagcagcagctgcagaaGCAGCTCCTGTTCGCTGAGTTCCAGAAACAGCACGACCACCTGACCCGGCAGCATGAGGTCCAGCTGCAGAAGCACCTCAAG cagcagcaggagatgCTGGCAGCCAAGAGGCAGCAGGAGCTGGAGCAGCAGCGGCAGCGGGAGCAGCAACGGCAGGAGGAGCTGGAGAAGCAGCGGCTGGAGCAGCAGCTGCTCATCCTGCGAAACAAGGAGAAGAGCAAAGAGA GTGCCATCGCCAGCACCGAGGTGAAGCTGAGGCTCCAGGAATTCCTCCTGTCGAAGTCAAAGGAGCCCACACCAGGCGGCCTCAACCATTCCCTCCCACAGCATCCCAAATGCTG GGGAGCCCACCATGCTTCTTTGGACCAGAGTTCCCCTCCCCAGAGCGGCCCCCCTGGGACGCCTCCCTCCTACAAACTGCCTTTGCTTGGGCCCTACGACAGCCGTGATGACTTCCCCCTCCGCAAAACAG cctcCGAACCCAACTTAAAAGTACGTTCGAGGCTAAAGCAGAAGGTGGCCGAGCGGAGAAGCAGTCCCCTCCTGCGTCGCAAGGACGGGACTGTCATTAGCACCTTTAAGAAGAGAGCTGTTGAGATCACAGGTGCCGGGCCTGGAG TGGCAGCCGTGTGCAACAGCGCGCCAGGCTCCGGCCCCAGCTCTCCTAACAGCTCCCACAGCACCATCGCCGAGAATGGCTTTACTGGCTCAGTCCCCAACATCCCCACCGAG ATGCTCCCCCAGCACCGGGCCCTCCCTCTGGACAGCTCCCCCAACCAGTTCAGCCTCTACACGTCTCCCTCTCTGCCCAACATCTCCCTAGGGCTGCAGGCCACGGTCACTGTCACCAACTCGCACCTCACC gcctccccaAAGCTTTCGACGCAGCAGGAGGCCGAGAGGCAGGCCCTCCAGTCCCTGCGGCAGGGTGGTGCACTGACGGGCAAGTTCATGAGCACATCCTCTATCCCCGGCTGCCTGCTGGGCGTGGCACTGGAGGGCGACACCAGCCCCCACGGGCATGCTTCCTTGCTGCAGCATGTGCTGCTGCTGGAGCAGGCCCGGCAGCAGAGCACCCTCATTGCTG TGCCGCTCCACGGGCAGTCCCCGCTGGTGACGGGTGAGCGCGTGGCCACCAGCATGCGGACGGTGGGCAAGCTCCCTCGGCACCGGCCCCTGAGCCGCACTCAGTCCTCGCCGCTGCCCCAGagcccccaggccctgcagcAGCTGGTCATGCAGCAGCAGCACCAGCAGTTCCTAgagaagcagaagcagcagcagctgcagctggGCAAG ATCCTCACCAAGACTGGGGAGCTGCCACGGCAGCCCACCACCCACCCcgaggagacagaggaggagcTGACAGAGCAGCAGGAGgccttcctgggggagggggccctgGCCATACCCCGAGAAGGCTCCACGGAGAGTGAGAGCACACAGGAagacctggaggaggaggaagaggaggaggaggaggaggagggagaggaggaggaggaggaggaggaggaggaggaggaggaggaggactgCATCCAGGTCAAGGATGAGGAGGGCGAGAGTGGTGCTGAGGAGGGGCCCGACTTGGAGGAGTCCAGTGCTGGTTACAAAAAG GTGTTTGCAGATGCCCAGCAGCTGCAGCCTCTGCAGGTGTACCAGGCGCCCCTCAGCCTGGCCACTGTGCCTCATCAGGCCCTGGGCCGCACCCAGTCCTCACCTGCTGCCCCTGGGGGCATGAAGAGCCCCCCGGACCAGCCCACCAAGCACCTCTTCACCACAG GTGTGGTCTATGACACGTTCATGCTGAAGCACCAGTGCATGTGCGGCAACACACACGTGCACCCTGAGCACGCTGGCCGGATCCAGAGCATCTGGTCTCGGCTGCAGGAGACAGGCCTGCTCAGCAAGTGTGAG CGGATCCGGGGTCGCAAAGCCACGCTGGACGAGATCCAGACGGTGCACTCCGAATACCACACCCTGCTCTATGGGACCAGCCCCCTCAACCGACAGAAGCTGGACAGCAAGAAGCTGCTCG GCCCCATCAGCCAGAAGATGTACGCCATGCTGCCTTGTGGGGGCATCGGG GTAGACAGTGACACCGTGTGGAATGAGATGCACTCCTCCAGTGCCGTGCGCATGGCGGTGGGCTGCCTGGTGGAGCTGGCTTTCAAGGTGGCGACGGGGGAGCTCAAG AATGGTTTTGCCATCATCCGGCCCCCAGGACACCACGCGGAGGAGTCCACAGCCAT GGGATTCTGCTTTTTCAACTCTGTAGCCATCACAACCAAACTCCTGCAGCAGAAGCTGAATGTGGGCAAGGTTCTCATCGTGGACTGG GACATTCACCACGGCAACGGCACCCAGCAAGCGTTCTACAGCGACCCCTCCGTGCTCTACATCTCCCTGCATCGCTATGACAATGGGAACTTCTTTCCGGGCTCTGGGGCTCCTGAAGAG GTTGGCGGAGGGCCGGGCGTGGGGTACAATGTGAACGTGGCATGGACGGGAGGTGTGGATCCCCCCATCGGAGACGTGGAGTACCTAACGGCCTTCAG GACAGTGGTGATGCCCATTGCCCACGAGTTCTCACCTGACGTGGTCCTGGTCTCCGCCGGGTTTGATGCTGTCGAGGGACACCTGTCTCCGCTGGGTGGCTACTCGGTCACCGCCAGAT GTTTTGGCCACTTGACCAGGCAGCTGATGACGCTGGCAGGGGGCCGGGTGGTGCTGGCCCTCGAGGGAGGCCATGACTTGACCGCCATCTGTGATGCCTCTGAGGCCTGTGTCTCCGCTCTGCTCAGCGTGGAG CTGCAGCCCTTGGACGAGGCAGTCTTGCAACAAAAGCCCAACGTCAACGCAGTGGCCACGCTAGAGAAAGTCATCGAGATCCAGA GCAAACACTGGAGCTGTGTGCAGAGGTTCGCTGCTGGTCTAGGCCGTTCCCTGCGGGAGGCCCAGGCCGGTGAGACAGAGGAGGCTGAGACTGTGAGCGCCATGGCCTTGCTGTCGGTGGGGGCCGAGCAGGCCCAGGCTGCTGCAGGCCGGGAGCACAGCCCCAG GCCGGCAGAGGAGCCCATGGAGCAGGAACCTGCCCTGTGA